One Megasphaera elsdenii DSM 20460 genomic window carries:
- a CDS encoding cupin domain-containing protein: MNLEEIKKNGPFAIGGENVDYAQYFDGTSYLNMISLKQVVVGNVTFEAGCRNHWHIHHATKGGGQMLLVTAGRGWYQEWGEPAQALHAGDVVHIPANVKHWHGAAKDSAFQHLAIEVDGTDTSTEWCEAVKEADYEALP, translated from the coding sequence ATGAATTTAGAAGAAATCAAAAAGAACGGTCCCTTTGCCATCGGCGGGGAAAATGTCGATTACGCCCAGTATTTCGACGGTACGAGCTATCTCAATATGATCTCACTGAAGCAGGTCGTCGTCGGCAATGTGACTTTTGAAGCGGGCTGCCGCAATCACTGGCACATCCATCATGCTACAAAAGGCGGCGGCCAGATGCTCCTGGTCACGGCCGGCCGCGGCTGGTATCAGGAATGGGGCGAACCGGCCCAGGCGCTCCATGCCGGCGACGTCGTCCACATCCCGGCCAACGTCAAGCATTGGCACGGTGCCGCCAAGGACAGTGCCTTCCAGCATCTGGCCATCGAAGTCGACGGGACCGATACGAGTACGGAATGGTGTGAAGCCGTCAAGGAGGCTGATTATGAAGCTCTTCCGTAA
- a CDS encoding mechanosensitive ion channel family protein has translation MDYIVNTFTYELEHGGPHVHFLAFILFIIIGIAILHGVFRGVIEVLSRVTKVPRDSWRNVFRFMPTLLGILLGIRLTKDILNLPDFVQHILSYHYHSVVIITVTFFCAHTVSSFLKDKLSKSGDKAATTSILTTVVDLCVYLMGVLFILSSYGISISPLLTALGAGGLASALALQDTLANLFSGITTLVSKQVHMGDYIRLASGEAGRVVDMNWRNTTIRTATGNMVIVPNKSIATATLTNYEQPLAECTISIPLTITYDNDLQHVEDVTLGVARHILDHSEYGVTGFEPLVRYDQMGEYGISFKVVLRIRNIVDEAVLKHQFIKRIYTTYKKENIQLLIRHD, from the coding sequence ATGGATTACATTGTCAATACGTTTACTTATGAGCTGGAACACGGCGGGCCGCACGTGCATTTCCTGGCCTTTATTTTATTTATCATCATCGGCATCGCCATCCTGCACGGCGTCTTCCGGGGCGTCATCGAGGTATTGAGCCGCGTGACGAAAGTCCCGCGGGACAGCTGGCGCAATGTCTTCCGCTTCATGCCGACCCTGCTGGGCATCCTCCTGGGAATCCGTCTGACCAAGGATATCCTCAATCTGCCCGATTTCGTCCAGCATATCTTGTCCTATCATTATCACAGTGTCGTCATCATTACGGTGACTTTCTTCTGCGCCCACACGGTCTCGTCTTTCTTGAAAGATAAATTATCCAAGAGCGGCGATAAGGCGGCGACGACGTCTATCTTGACGACGGTCGTCGATTTGTGCGTCTATCTGATGGGCGTCCTCTTCATCCTCAGTTCCTACGGTATCTCCATTTCGCCGCTCCTGACGGCCCTCGGCGCCGGCGGCCTGGCATCGGCCCTGGCCTTGCAGGATACGCTGGCCAACCTCTTTTCTGGCATTACGACCCTCGTATCGAAACAGGTACACATGGGCGATTACATCCGGCTGGCCAGTGGGGAAGCGGGCCGTGTCGTCGACATGAACTGGCGCAATACGACCATCCGCACGGCGACGGGGAACATGGTCATCGTCCCCAACAAGAGCATCGCCACGGCGACGCTGACCAACTATGAACAGCCTTTGGCAGAATGTACCATTTCCATTCCCTTGACCATTACTTATGACAACGACTTGCAGCACGTCGAAGACGTCACCCTCGGCGTGGCCCGCCATATCCTGGATCACAGCGAATACGGCGTCACCGGCTTCGAGCCCCTCGTCCGCTATGACCAGATGGGGGAATACGGCATTTCCTTCAAAGTCGTCCTGCGTATCCGCAACATCGTCGACGAAGCCGTCCTCAAACATCAGTTCATCAAACGGATTTATACGACCTATAAGAAAGAAAATATCCAGCTCCTCATCCGCCATGACTGA
- a CDS encoding LysR family transcriptional regulator → MEIRTLQYFLAVAREQNMTGAANIAVTVSCLAAWKKHQLLSPTCEAFLKGLKEEIHLPGKD, encoded by the coding sequence ATGGAAATACGGACCCTGCAATACTTCCTGGCCGTCGCCAGGGAACAGAATATGACCGGTGCGGCGAATATAGCCGTCACCGTCTCATGTCTCGCAGCCTGGAAAAAACACCAGCTCCTGTCGCCGACGTGCGAAGCCTTTTTGAAAGGCCTGAAAGAAGAGATTCATCTACCAGGAAAGGATTGA
- a CDS encoding iron-containing alcohol dehydrogenase, producing MLGNFTYCNPTKLYFGKDALENLHGELQKYGKKIVLVYGGGSIKKNGIYDDVVKILQDEGKDVAEIAGVMPNPTIHKLREGIDIARKHGVDLILAVGGGSVIDYAKALAVSVHCDEDPWDKYFIRFEEPSCDIVPVGDVLTMVGTGSEMNAGSVITYPEKKLKIGHVFADESVMPRFSIMNPVYTMTLPKYQMIAGIYDIFNHICEQYFSGEDDNTSDYLAEGLMRNVIEASRKAVVDPTDYEARSNLMWDATWALNTLIAKGKSTDWMVHMLGQAVGACTNATHGMTLSAVSLPYYRFIMKDGLPKFVRFAKAVWNVDADGMSDEEIAAAGLERMKTWMQELGLVLHIKELGATEDMLDDLVNGTLILDGGYRVLTKDEIRDIFRQAM from the coding sequence ATGTTAGGGAATTTCACATACTGCAATCCGACGAAACTCTATTTTGGCAAAGATGCACTGGAAAACCTCCACGGCGAACTGCAGAAATACGGTAAGAAAATCGTCCTGGTCTACGGCGGCGGCTCGATCAAGAAGAACGGGATTTATGATGACGTCGTCAAAATCCTGCAGGACGAAGGCAAGGACGTAGCGGAAATCGCCGGCGTCATGCCCAATCCGACAATCCATAAGCTGCGCGAAGGCATCGACATCGCAAGAAAGCACGGTGTGGACCTCATCCTCGCCGTCGGCGGCGGTTCCGTCATCGACTATGCCAAGGCCCTGGCCGTCTCCGTACATTGCGACGAAGATCCGTGGGATAAATATTTCATCCGCTTCGAAGAACCGAGCTGTGACATCGTCCCTGTCGGCGATGTCCTGACCATGGTCGGCACGGGCTCTGAAATGAACGCCGGTTCCGTCATTACCTATCCGGAAAAGAAACTGAAGATTGGCCATGTCTTTGCTGACGAAAGCGTCATGCCCCGTTTTTCCATCATGAATCCGGTCTACACCATGACCCTGCCGAAATATCAGATGATTGCTGGCATCTATGACATCTTCAATCACATCTGCGAACAGTATTTTTCCGGTGAAGACGACAATACCAGCGACTATCTGGCCGAAGGCCTCATGCGCAATGTCATCGAAGCCAGCCGCAAAGCCGTCGTCGATCCGACGGATTACGAAGCACGCTCCAATCTGATGTGGGACGCCACCTGGGCTCTGAACACGCTCATCGCCAAGGGGAAATCGACGGACTGGATGGTCCACATGCTGGGCCAGGCCGTCGGTGCCTGCACGAATGCCACGCACGGCATGACGCTCTCTGCCGTGTCCCTGCCGTATTACCGCTTCATCATGAAAGACGGTCTGCCGAAATTCGTCCGCTTCGCCAAAGCCGTATGGAATGTCGATGCCGACGGCATGAGCGATGAAGAAATCGCCGCAGCCGGCCTGGAACGCATGAAGACCTGGATGCAGGAACTCGGCCTCGTGCTCCACATCAAAGAACTCGGTGCGACAGAAGACATGCTCGATGACCTTGTAAACGGCACGCTGATCCTCGACGGCGGCTATCGAGTCCTGACCAAAGACGAAATCAGGGATATCTTCCGGCAGGCCATGTAA
- a CDS encoding carboxymuconolactone decarboxylase family protein: MKLFRKPLLAAGLIALAGIGFLGTGDAFAMNTTDNQPKKAVKIVQTAGRQQLGNFAPDFARYNDDILFGEVWSKNDVLPLKERSIVTVSALIAQGITDSSLKYHMETARKNGVTKDEMAEIITQLAFYSGWPKAWAAFGYAKEVYSENIK; this comes from the coding sequence ATGAAGCTCTTCCGTAAGCCGTTGTTAGCAGCCGGGCTCATCGCCCTGGCCGGGATAGGATTTTTGGGAACAGGAGATGCATTTGCCATGAATACAACTGATAATCAGCCGAAAAAAGCCGTTAAAATTGTCCAGACCGCAGGGCGGCAGCAGCTGGGAAACTTTGCCCCCGATTTTGCCCGTTATAATGACGACATCCTCTTTGGTGAAGTGTGGAGCAAGAACGATGTCCTGCCCCTCAAAGAACGGAGCATCGTCACCGTGTCGGCCCTCATCGCCCAGGGCATTACTGACAGTTCTTTGAAATATCATATGGAAACAGCCAGGAAAAATGGCGTCACTAAGGACGAAATGGCCGAAATCATTACGCAGCTCGCCTTTTACAGCGGCTGGCCCAAAGCCTGGGCTGCCTTTGGCTATGCCAAAGAAGTATATAGTGAAAATATTAAATAA
- a CDS encoding flavodoxin: MMKKILTLALSSLMVLGLAACGNTNSADTSSNTSKKTDTAAQAPAKGNGKTLVVYYSAGGHTKNVANYIAKATNGDVMELKPVQDYTEADLDYNNRDSRVYREHDDASLRDIPLVKDKADNWEGYDTVFIGYPIWWGIAAWPVDTFVKHNDFSGKTVIPFATSASSGLGDSGRQLQQMAGTGSWLEGKRFPSNVSESTVQQWVQSLNR, encoded by the coding sequence ATGATGAAGAAAATTTTAACGCTTGCCTTGAGCAGCCTCATGGTCCTGGGCCTAGCTGCCTGTGGAAATACAAACAGTGCAGATACGTCTTCAAACACATCGAAAAAGACGGATACGGCGGCCCAGGCTCCGGCCAAGGGCAATGGCAAGACGTTGGTCGTCTATTATTCGGCTGGCGGCCATACGAAGAACGTCGCCAATTATATCGCTAAAGCGACCAACGGCGACGTCATGGAACTGAAACCGGTCCAGGACTATACGGAAGCGGACCTGGACTATAATAATCGGGACAGCCGCGTCTATCGCGAACACGATGATGCCAGCCTGCGCGACATTCCCTTGGTCAAGGATAAGGCCGACAACTGGGAAGGCTATGATACGGTCTTTATCGGGTATCCTATTTGGTGGGGCATCGCTGCCTGGCCGGTAGATACTTTTGTCAAGCACAATGACTTCAGTGGCAAGACGGTCATCCCCTTTGCCACGTCGGCCAGTTCGGGCCTCGGCGACAGCGGCAGACAGCTGCAACAGATGGCTGGCACGGGCAGCTGGCTGGAAGGCAAGCGTTTCCCGTCCAATGTGTCGGAAAGTACGGTTCAGCAGTGGGTTCAGAGCCTGAATCGCTGA
- a CDS encoding DapH/DapD/GlmU-related protein: MLSLSQALKRWSREPVIGTTADEIETMRFYSRQAQKILMEINTQYHEPEVLRQLFSRLIGRPVDDTFAFFPPFYTDFGKNIHLGKNVFFNSGCKFQDQGGIFIGDNVLIGHNVVLATLNHHPAPDKRSELMPGRIVLHEGVWIGANATITAGVTVGRYAIVAAGAVVNRDVPPYTVVGGVPARFIKNIEQ, from the coding sequence ATGTTATCTTTGTCGCAAGCCTTGAAACGATGGAGCCGGGAGCCGGTCATCGGTACGACAGCAGACGAAATTGAAACCATGCGCTTTTACAGCCGGCAGGCGCAGAAGATTCTCATGGAAATCAATACACAGTACCATGAACCGGAAGTACTGCGCCAACTTTTTTCACGGCTCATCGGCCGTCCTGTCGATGATACATTTGCCTTCTTTCCACCGTTTTATACGGATTTTGGCAAGAATATCCATCTTGGCAAGAATGTCTTCTTCAATAGCGGCTGCAAGTTCCAGGACCAGGGAGGTATTTTCATCGGCGATAATGTCCTCATTGGACATAATGTTGTCCTAGCTACGCTCAATCATCATCCAGCCCCGGATAAACGGAGTGAGCTCATGCCGGGCCGGATCGTCCTGCATGAAGGCGTCTGGATTGGGGCTAATGCGACCATAACAGCTGGGGTCACTGTCGGTCGTTATGCCATCGTCGCAGCCGGTGCCGTCGTGAACCGGGACGTCCCACCGTATACTGTCGTCGGCGGCGTACCGGCTCGCTTTATCAAAAACATTGAACAGTGA
- a CDS encoding alpha/beta hydrolase: MKKHQKALLIAAALWVSTFPFSGFGTGAAYAATPAAVLQARSQMKQSSISELTNDTRVFKVDPKIEAKNVRFQNRYGFDIAGHLYLPKNFDAQKQYKAVVVSGPFGAVKEQSSGLYAQEMAKHGYVAVAFDPSMTGESGGTRRNMASPDIFVEDYSAAVDFISNLKFVNPDKVGAIGICGLSGMALTAAANDTRIKAVATSAMYDMSDSIRNHYQGDYYTPEQREKVKEHLAVMRDKEAKEGQAIPGSHELDAQGHIISHDTMFPDKLPADANSVVKGFYDYYVGRAYHPRSINSNTLAWDSTTPYGFFNFSLMEHIDEISPRPVLLITGEKAHSKYFADAAYAKLKAPKREIVVPGATHTDLYDQMDKIPFADLVQFFDDALK; this comes from the coding sequence ATGAAAAAACATCAGAAAGCCTTATTAATAGCGGCTGCTTTATGGGTGAGTACCTTTCCCTTTTCTGGATTCGGCACGGGTGCCGCATATGCGGCGACACCGGCAGCGGTTTTGCAGGCGAGATCGCAGATGAAACAGTCTTCCATCAGCGAATTAACGAATGATACACGGGTATTCAAGGTTGACCCCAAGATTGAAGCGAAGAATGTCCGCTTTCAGAACCGTTATGGTTTCGACATCGCTGGCCACCTTTATTTGCCGAAAAATTTCGATGCCCAGAAGCAATATAAGGCCGTCGTCGTTTCGGGGCCTTTCGGCGCTGTCAAAGAACAATCTTCCGGCTTATATGCTCAGGAAATGGCAAAACACGGATATGTTGCTGTCGCCTTTGATCCGTCCATGACTGGAGAAAGCGGGGGCACGCGCCGTAATATGGCTTCGCCTGATATCTTTGTAGAAGATTATAGTGCTGCTGTCGATTTCATCAGTAATTTGAAATTCGTCAATCCCGATAAAGTAGGGGCTATTGGCATCTGTGGTCTGTCCGGTATGGCCCTGACGGCTGCTGCCAATGACACGCGCATCAAAGCCGTCGCAACTTCAGCGATGTATGATATGTCCGACAGTATCCGCAATCACTATCAAGGAGATTACTATACGCCGGAACAGCGGGAAAAAGTGAAGGAACATTTGGCTGTTATGCGGGACAAAGAAGCCAAAGAAGGGCAGGCTATCCCGGGCTCGCATGAACTGGATGCGCAGGGACATATCATTTCTCATGATACGATGTTTCCAGACAAACTGCCAGCCGATGCAAATAGTGTAGTGAAAGGATTTTATGATTATTACGTAGGGCGGGCATATCATCCGCGGTCCATCAACTCCAATACACTGGCCTGGGATTCGACAACGCCGTATGGATTCTTCAACTTCTCTCTCATGGAACACATTGATGAAATCAGCCCGCGTCCGGTCCTGCTCATTACCGGTGAGAAAGCTCACTCGAAATACTTTGCCGATGCGGCGTATGCTAAATTAAAGGCTCCGAAACGGGAAATCGTTGTTCCCGGGGCTACGCATACCGATTTATATGATCAGATGGATAAGATTCCTTTTGCCGATTTGGTCCAATTTTTTGACGATGCCTTGAAATAA
- a CDS encoding LysR family transcriptional regulator: MMLDLRVLNYFLTVAREESITHAAEALHLSQPTLSRQLRDMEEMLGKELMIRGPRRITLTEEGLFLKKRAEEILSLASHTEQELRSDDTELNGNIRIGSAESDSVRFIMQTAHKLQSHYKNLHFHVTSGDGQAIMEALDKGLIDIAVVYGHVDTEKYEVLPCPYTDHWGLLLQRSHPLAAREAIRPQDLWSENLILSQQVLQANSHGNKLQTWIKKPFAELNIQATYNLAYNASLMVREGLGSCIMLEKIINVPPYDPALCFRLLDPVLEDTLFIVWKRFQLFSKGTQQFIHLLKEEAEKIRQL; the protein is encoded by the coding sequence ATGATGTTAGATTTACGGGTACTCAATTATTTTCTCACCGTCGCCCGAGAAGAAAGCATTACCCACGCAGCCGAAGCCCTGCACTTGTCCCAGCCGACACTGTCACGGCAGTTGCGTGACATGGAAGAGATGCTGGGAAAAGAACTGATGATCCGCGGCCCCCGTCGCATTACGCTCACCGAGGAAGGCCTATTCCTGAAAAAGCGGGCTGAAGAAATCCTGTCTTTAGCCAGCCATACGGAACAGGAACTGCGCAGTGACGATACGGAACTAAACGGAAACATCCGCATCGGTTCGGCTGAATCCGACAGTGTCCGCTTCATCATGCAGACTGCCCATAAACTGCAAAGCCACTACAAGAACCTCCATTTCCACGTTACCAGTGGCGATGGACAGGCCATCATGGAAGCCCTCGACAAAGGACTCATCGACATCGCCGTCGTCTACGGTCATGTCGATACGGAAAAATATGAGGTCCTGCCCTGCCCATACACCGATCACTGGGGCCTTCTTTTGCAGCGCAGCCACCCGCTGGCAGCCAGGGAGGCAATCCGGCCACAAGATTTATGGTCGGAAAATCTCATCCTGTCCCAGCAGGTATTGCAAGCCAACAGCCATGGCAATAAATTGCAGACATGGATAAAAAAGCCCTTTGCCGAATTGAACATCCAGGCAACCTACAATCTGGCCTATAATGCATCCCTCATGGTCCGCGAAGGGCTGGGGTCCTGCATCATGTTGGAAAAAATCATCAACGTGCCACCCTATGACCCGGCGCTCTGCTTCCGCCTCTTGGACCCGGTGTTGGAGGATACCCTGTTCATCGTATGGAAACGATTCCAATTATTCTCCAAAGGGACCCAGCAATTCATCCATCTCTTGAAGGAAGAGGCAGAAAAAATACGCCAGCTATAA
- a CDS encoding flavodoxin: MKKMLIVYYSWSNGNTAKIAAQLQRVAGTDMERIETLHPYEGRYDDVVAQGQREVNSGFMPEIKALPYDPADYDVIAVGTPTWWYTMAPAVKSFFADHDFSGKQVILFQTHGGWPGHTLKDMEKACRGASFGPSLAVQFDSTGGSKLVTAAQDIDDWIEEVKQCL; encoded by the coding sequence ATGAAGAAGATGCTGATTGTTTATTATAGTTGGAGCAATGGGAATACCGCGAAGATTGCAGCTCAGCTGCAGCGGGTTGCCGGCACTGACATGGAACGAATTGAAACGCTTCATCCCTATGAAGGCAGATATGACGATGTCGTGGCTCAGGGCCAGCGGGAAGTGAACAGCGGCTTCATGCCGGAAATCAAGGCCCTGCCGTATGATCCGGCGGATTATGACGTCATTGCCGTAGGTACGCCTACTTGGTGGTATACGATGGCGCCGGCGGTCAAGTCTTTTTTTGCGGATCATGATTTCAGCGGCAAGCAGGTCATCCTTTTCCAGACCCACGGCGGCTGGCCCGGCCATACGCTGAAAGATATGGAAAAGGCCTGCCGGGGCGCGTCTTTCGGTCCGTCGCTGGCGGTACAGTTCGATTCGACCGGCGGCAGTAAGTTGGTGACAGCTGCACAGGACATCGATGATTGGATTGAGGAAGTGAAGCAGTGTTTATAG
- a CDS encoding RNA-guided endonuclease InsQ/TnpB family protein — MYLTQSNVIRNLSKEDYAMLREMCQYSNNLYNVALYNIRQYYFQAKKFLKYEENYHVCKENENYGLLQAGVSQQILKVADRSFKSFFNLIKKAKSGEYRFKDIKMPHYREKGGMFNLILSTNAINVKDGFLTIPMSRGFSKRHGRKPIKIPFPARLKEKTIKEVRICPVYNGRYFKIQYCYLQEKEPQDVSPDNVLAIDIGLENLATCVTNTGTAFIMDGRKLKSINQYWNKQKAYYQGIADKQGQKKTHRLYALARKRNNRTQDYLRKIARYIINYCIEHHIGTIVCGYNGDFKRSIDLGRITNQQFTQISFGNLRETLEGLCERYGMRYIEQEESYTSQASGLDLDDIPVYNPEQPYTGTFSGKRIHRGLYQFADGRMANADVNGAYNILRKSKQNFDFEGLCKGLLDSPLRIRIS, encoded by the coding sequence GTGTATCTTACTCAATCAAATGTCATCAGAAATCTTTCCAAAGAAGACTATGCCATGCTGCGGGAGATGTGCCAATACAGCAATAACCTCTACAACGTGGCTCTCTACAACATCAGGCAATACTATTTCCAAGCGAAGAAGTTCTTGAAATACGAAGAAAATTACCATGTCTGCAAGGAAAACGAAAACTACGGTCTGTTGCAGGCTGGCGTGTCTCAGCAGATATTGAAGGTGGCTGACCGCAGTTTCAAGTCATTCTTCAATCTCATAAAAAAGGCAAAATCAGGAGAATATCGCTTCAAGGACATCAAAATGCCTCACTATCGGGAAAAAGGCGGCATGTTCAACCTGATTCTTTCCACGAACGCCATAAACGTAAAAGATGGATTCTTGACGATTCCCATGAGTCGGGGATTTTCTAAACGGCATGGCCGTAAGCCAATCAAAATCCCTTTCCCTGCAAGACTGAAAGAAAAAACTATCAAGGAAGTCCGTATCTGCCCCGTATATAATGGCAGATACTTCAAAATCCAGTATTGCTATCTTCAGGAGAAAGAACCTCAAGACGTTTCACCGGACAATGTCCTTGCTATCGACATCGGTCTTGAAAATCTGGCAACTTGCGTGACCAACACCGGGACGGCGTTCATTATGGACGGGCGTAAACTTAAATCAATCAACCAGTATTGGAACAAGCAGAAAGCCTACTATCAGGGGATTGCCGACAAACAAGGACAGAAGAAAACGCACAGGCTCTATGCCTTAGCAAGAAAACGTAACAATCGGACACAGGACTACCTCCGCAAGATTGCCCGCTATATCATCAACTACTGTATCGAACACCATATCGGAACCATCGTCTGCGGTTATAACGGTGACTTTAAACGTAGTATCGACCTGGGTAGGATAACCAACCAGCAGTTTACGCAAATCAGTTTCGGTAATCTGCGTGAAACACTGGAAGGACTTTGCGAGCGTTACGGTATGCGATATATCGAACAGGAAGAATCTTACACTTCTCAAGCAAGTGGCTTGGATTTGGACGATATTCCTGTCTATAATCCTGAACAGCCGTATACTGGCACGTTTAGTGGGAAGCGTATCCACCGTGGCTTGTACCAGTTCGCCGATGGCAGGATGGCCAACGCGGATGTGAATGGAGCATACAACATACTCCGTAAAAGTAAGCAGAACTTCGATTTCGAGGGACTGTGTAAGGGGCTTTTGGACAGCCCTTTGAGAATAAGGATATCCTGA